One segment of Amycolatopsis alba DSM 44262 DNA contains the following:
- a CDS encoding CBS domain-containing protein — protein MRASEIMTSPAVATTPDTPVREAVALLIERGFAGLPVVDTEGKVVGTFTEFDALRRAWSGGNGIMVGELMTTPVEVVSPKTDVAEIGRRMLGDRLRCLPVVEEGVLVGVVSRRDLLRPLVRPDDTVAAHVHNLLSDYAGHRPRWSVSVDGGYVQISGEYRDEAERRVLDALARTVPGVVAVVLTGRKPAKT, from the coding sequence ATGCGTGCTTCAGAGATCATGACGAGTCCGGCGGTGGCGACGACACCCGACACACCTGTCCGTGAGGCGGTCGCCTTGCTGATCGAGAGGGGGTTCGCCGGGCTTCCGGTCGTCGACACCGAGGGCAAGGTGGTAGGGACCTTCACCGAGTTCGACGCGCTGCGGCGAGCCTGGTCCGGTGGCAACGGGATCATGGTCGGCGAGCTGATGACCACCCCGGTGGAGGTCGTCTCGCCGAAGACCGACGTCGCGGAGATCGGCCGCCGGATGCTCGGCGACCGGCTCCGCTGCCTGCCGGTCGTCGAGGAAGGGGTGCTGGTCGGGGTCGTCAGCAGGCGGGACCTGCTCCGCCCGCTGGTGCGGCCGGACGACACCGTCGCCGCCCACGTCCACAATCTGCTCAGCGACTACGCCGGTCACCGTCCGAGGTGGTCGGTCTCGGTGGACGGAGGCTACGTACAGATCTCCGGCGAGTACCGGGACGAGGCGGAGCGGCGCGTGCTGGACGCGTTGGCCCGGACCGTTCCGGGAGTCGTCGCGGTGGTGTTGACCGGCCGGAAGCCGGCCAAGACATGA
- a CDS encoding Rv1733c family protein — MREQPGIVTMLWRRLHLGRNPLARWSDRCEAALAVGAVLAALLAIPFAAAAGSDTYARKMLKAAEQTVDRRETTAMLLADAPPVRIRLDGVPIEETAYVHARWTVPGGPIREGVVAVESGAMTGNEVRIWLDAAGKVVDPPVTPTDATSTGIGVGVGTWLAFVTLLAGLYLGCRVLLGRSRETALTREWERVAKDWTAA, encoded by the coding sequence ATGCGAGAGCAGCCAGGAATCGTCACCATGCTGTGGCGGCGGCTCCACCTCGGGCGTAATCCGCTCGCCCGCTGGTCCGACCGGTGTGAAGCCGCGCTCGCGGTCGGAGCCGTCCTGGCCGCCTTACTGGCGATCCCGTTCGCCGCCGCGGCCGGGTCCGACACCTACGCCCGCAAGATGCTCAAGGCGGCCGAGCAGACCGTGGACCGGCGTGAGACGACAGCGATGTTGCTGGCCGACGCGCCACCCGTGCGGATCCGCCTCGACGGAGTACCGATCGAAGAGACGGCCTACGTGCACGCCCGCTGGACCGTGCCGGGCGGGCCGATCCGGGAGGGCGTGGTCGCCGTCGAGTCCGGTGCCATGACGGGAAACGAGGTCCGGATCTGGCTCGACGCGGCGGGAAAGGTGGTCGATCCGCCCGTGACCCCCACGGACGCGACGAGCACCGGCATCGGCGTCGGCGTCGGGACCTGGCTCGCGTTCGTGACTCTCCTGGCCGGACTGTACCTGGGCTGCCGCGTGCTGCTCGGCCGCTCACGTGAGACCGCCTTGACCCGAGAGTGGGAACGGGTCGCCAAGGACTGGACCGCCGCCTGA
- a CDS encoding universal stress protein: protein MTDDTTENRIVVGMDGSASSAAAVRWAAEQATRQGAVLQVVNAWFHDAMLDDVSANRSVGQAKAVHLKALEAATSKLLEGHEALQVRYEVPVGDPGDVLVEQSKGASLLVLGSHGTGKLRELLVGSVCNACLHNATCPIVVIPPPARTPGSRLGRLLNSVSYEPGPIL from the coding sequence ATGACAGACGACACCACGGAGAACCGGATCGTCGTCGGAATGGACGGTTCGGCGAGTTCCGCCGCGGCCGTTCGCTGGGCGGCCGAGCAGGCGACTCGGCAAGGTGCCGTGCTGCAGGTGGTCAACGCGTGGTTCCACGACGCCATGCTGGACGACGTATCGGCGAACCGCTCCGTCGGGCAGGCGAAAGCAGTCCATCTGAAGGCTCTCGAAGCAGCGACGTCGAAACTGCTCGAAGGTCACGAAGCACTTCAGGTCCGCTACGAGGTGCCCGTCGGAGACCCGGGCGACGTCCTGGTCGAGCAGTCGAAGGGCGCCTCTTTACTCGTTCTCGGCAGCCACGGGACAGGGAAGCTACGAGAACTGCTCGTGGGGTCCGTGTGCAACGCGTGCCTGCACAACGCGACCTGTCCCATCGTCGTGATCCCGCCGCCCGCCCGGACACCGGGCAGCAGGCTGGGCCGCCTTCTGAACTCCGTTTCCTACGAGCCGGGCCCGATTCTCTGA